ATACGTCGAGCAGGACGCGCCCCTGCTGTCCGGGACGTTGCGCGACAACCTCGTCTACGGACGGCCCGAGGCCACCGAGGAGGAGATCCGCGACGCGGTGGCGCGGACCCGGCTGGACGCGCTCGTCGACCGCCTGCCGGATGGCCTGGACACCGCGGTCGGGCACCGCGGCGGCCTCCTCTCGGGTGGTGAACGGCAGCGGGTCGCGCTGGCTCGTGCCCTGATCCGCCGTCCTCGCCTCCTGCTGCTCGACGAGATCACCTCGCAGCTGGACGCGGTGAACGAGCTGGCCATCCGGGACGTGGTGGCCACCGTGGCGAAGACCACGACCGTGCTCGTGGTGGCGCACCGGCTCTCGACGGTCACCCAGGCGGACCGGATCGTGGTCCTGGACCACGGGATGGTCCGGGCGGTCGGCACGCACGACGAACTCGCCGTGACCGATCCGGTGTACGCCGGGTTCGCCGCCACCCAACTGCTCAGCGGAAGCGGCGCTCCTGGTGGGGGATGACGCCCCTTGGGCCGCCGGCCATCGCGCCTCCGGGTTTCGGGAATGCTTCGACAGAAACTGGCACTCGCGGTCAACATCAACGACCAGGCGGGGCCGCTGCCAAGCGGCCGAAAAGGTCTTGTTCGACTTCACTCGACACTATCCGACGCGACCGGTTGCGGGTTCTTGACCAGCAGGTCAGAGGCCAGATACAAGAGTGGGCCGGGCGGGGCTCGAACCCGCAGCCAAGGGATTATGAGTTTGCATTTAAACAATTCCACACGGTGTCGGAAAATTTCGCCTAGTGCCCATTTATATGTTTCACCTGCGTCAATAGTTCAGCGCCAGTGTCCGCCCGTGACGGCATCCTGGGCTCGATCGTCGGCGCCGCGTTCCTGGACGACCTGCGCAACGGCCTGCGCTTCGTGCCGTGGATCATCGTGCTTACCGCACTGATCTTCGTGCTCTTCGCCCCCGACCGCGACAACCGCGGGGACCAGCGCGAAGCCTTCTCGCTGCGGGAAGTGCTGGCCACCTTCCGGATCCCGAAAGACCGGGACTACCTGCTCGCACTGTTCGGGCGGCTGGTGCTGCTGCTCGCCTTCTACTGCGTGATCCTCTACCAACTGTACGTGCTGCAGGACTACGTCGGCCTGGATTCCGGTGCCGTCGCCGCGACGATCGGCCTGTCCGGGGTCGTCATGGCCGTGGCCAGCGGCCTCGGCACGCTCGTTTCGGGCCCGCTTTCGGACAAGATCGGCCGGCGCAAGCCGCTGGTCACGCTCGCCTCCTGGGTGATCGCCGCCGCGTTCCTGCCGCTGATCCTGGCGCCGTCGCGCACGACCTTCCTGCTGTTCATCAGCATCGCCGGCGTCGCCTACGGCTTCTACATCGCCGTCGACCAGGCCCTGATGAGCGACGTCCTGCCCGACCAGGCCAGCCATGGCAAGGACATGGGCATCCTCAACGTCGCCAACACGGCCCCGTCGCTGATCGCCCCCGGCATCGCGAGCCTCGCGCTGGGAGCGGGCCTCGGCTACCGGGGCCCGTTCATCATCGCCGCTGCCCTGGCCGTCGTGTCCGGATTCCTCATCAACGCCATCCGCCGCGCCCGCTGACGACCCAGTCCACTGAGCAGGTCACTCGATCAAGTCCCGGTCAACGGGACGCGAGCGGATCAGCTGAGCGGGCGACGCGGTAGGTATTGACGATGCGTATCGGTTTATCCACGCCGGTGGTCGTCCAGGTACCTCGCGCGCACTCGGCTTGGGAACACACCGCCACCATCGAGGACCTGGCCGAGATCGCCCAGACAGCCGACGAACTCGGCTTCGATCATCTGACCTGCTCGGAGCACGTCGCGGTGCCTGCCGAAGCGGCGGCCGCGCGCGGCGCCGTGTACTGGGATCCGCTGGCCACGCTCGGCTACCTCGCCGCGTGCACCCGCCGGATCCGGCTCGCCACCGCGGTCGTGGTCCTCGGTTACCACCATCCGCTCGAGCTGGCGAAGCGGTACGGCACACTCGACCGGGTCAGCGGGGGCCGCCTGGTGCTGGGCGTCGGGGTCGGCTCGCTGGCCGAGGAGTTCGCACTGCTCGACGCGGCTTGGGAGGACCGGGGCGCCCGAGCAGACGATGCCTTGCGGGCGTTGCGATCGGCGCTGTCGCAATCCGAGCCCGCGTATACCGGCACCCATTACACGTTCGGTGGCATGGTCGTGGAACCGCACGCGGTCCAGGAAAGGGTGCCGCTCTGGGTTGGCGGCCGGACCGCGCGCTCGTTGCGCCGCGCGCTCAGGCTCGCCGATGGCTGGATCCCCTTCGGACTGCCGCCGTCCGAGATCGCTCACCTGCTGTCCGAAATGGACCCGCCGGAGGGTTTCGAGGTCGTGCTGTCCGCGGGCGAACCGCTCAACCCGACAGGTGACGTGGCAGGCACCACCGAGCGGTTGCGGGAGCTGGCCACCGCGGGCGCGACCGTGGCGAAGGTCGCCATCAGCGCCGAGTCCTGTGCCCACTACTGCGATCAGTTGACCACCCTGCGCAAGCTCGCCGACGAGGTCGGGTGGGAGGAAGGACGATGAGCATGACCGACGACGTGGCGGATTTGGCGCGGCGGTTGCGACGTCTGGAAGACGAGGTCGAGATCGCCCGGCTGATCGCGTCGTACGGCCCCCTGGTCGATGCGGGCCACGCCGACTCGGCAGCTGCGTTGTGGGCCGAAGACGGCGAGTACGACGTGGAGGGCTGGCACATGCGGTCCAGGAACGACGTCCGGGCGATGGTCGGCTCCGACTACCACCAGAGCCTGATCAAGGGCGGCTGCTGCCATTTCCTGGGACCGGCGCACGTGACCGTCGAGGACGACGAGGCGATCGCCGTCTGCGACTCCATGCTCATCCGGCATCACGACGACGGCTTCCGCATCTTCCGGGCGGGAGGCAGCCTCTTCCGGCTCCGGCGCCTGCCGGAAGGCTGGCGCATCGTGCACCGCACGGCCCGCCTGCTGGACGGCGGCGCGGAGGCACGCGCTCTGCTCGGCGCCGGTGTGCTGGGGCGGCCGGCATGAGCGGCGCGCTCGACGGCCGGGTGGCGCTGGTGACCGGTGGTGGCGCCGGAATCGGCGAAGGCATCGTGCGCCGATTCGCCGAAGAAGGCGCCCGGATCGCCGTCGCCGACCGGGGGTCCGGCGTGGCGATCGCCGCGTCCACGGGCGGCGTCCACGTGCCCACCGACGTGGCCGAGCGCGATCAAGTCGAGGCCGCTGTCGAGACGACGGTGAAGGCGTACGGCCGCATCGACATCCTCGTCAACAACGCGTGGAGCGGCGGCTCGGTCGGCCGGGTCGAGAACAAGACCACTCAGCAGCTCGAACACGGGTTCGCGCTCGGCTATCTCGGCCCGTTCTGGGCGATGCGCACCGCTTTCCCGCACATGCGGGCCAACGGGTGGGGGCGCGTGATCAACATGTGCAGCCTCAACGGCGTCAACGCCCATATCGGGACACTCGAATACAACACCGCCAAGGAGGCGTTGCGCACCCTCACGCGCACCGCGGCGCGCGAATGGGCACCGACCGGGATCACGGTCAACGCGGTCTGCCCGGCCGCCAAGACCCCGGCCTTCGAGCGCGCGATCCAGGGCAATCCCGAGATCGAAGCGCTCGCCGACTCCGCCAATCCCATGGGCAGGTTGGGTGACTCCTACGCGGATATCGCTCCGGTCGCGGTCTTCCTGGCAAGCGAGGCGTGCCGGTACCTGACCGGCAACACGCTGTTCGTCGACGGCGGGGCGCACATCAACGGAGTGGTCTGGGCACCGGACCTGGACGCGGCGGAACGGTCGTGAACCGCGTGCGGACCATCACCAGTCCTGCCACGGGATGATGGTCCGCAACGGACCCGACAGCAGCAGTTCCTCGGCCGCGCCGGATGCGCCCTCTTCCGCCCATTTTGCCTCCAGGCCACGGATTTCGGGTTCGATGCGCACCGGATCCTCGTCGAGAAACAGCAACCGGAGCCGAAGTGATCCCGGCGAGAGATCCGGGCCGCCGTCATGGGGAGAAACGGGGTGGCGCTGGGCGCGCTGGAACGAAAAGGTCCAGCCACCGGCGACGCCGGGAAGCGCGAGCAGGCCCGGCATGCCGACCGTGTCGTGCCAGCGGAAAGCCTGCTCGGCCTCGATGCCGTGCGGATCCGGCACGCGGGTGAGCGTCAGCCGGATACCGCGATTCGGCCGGAACGGCAAGGCTTCGGCCGACACGAGCACCCGTGGCGCAGCATATCCTTTGACCGGCTCGAAGAAGCCGAGGAATGGACGCTCCACATAGGAAAGTTCCGGCCGCCGGCCCCACTGGAACGACTGCTCGCCGAGGTCCGTCCACTCGGCGACGCTCTGCTCGGCGGGCGCACGGAACCAGTACATCGCGATGTAGTCCAAAGCGTCGTACTCGGTGGCCGGCGCCGTCGTGAGTTCCGCGCAGTCCGGTGTGCTGGCCCAGCGGTCACCCCAGATCACGCCTGGCAGCAACAGGTTCTCAGGCCGGTGGTCCAGCTGATGCCACTCGTTGTAGTCCCGGTGGCGCGCGGGATCGGTGAGCCGGACGAACGAGAAGAAGGCCAGCGGTGAGAACATGACTTGCCTTTCGCCAGAAGCGGCCGGGACGCCGGGGCACCTGCCACAGCGGAGCCTGACGCTAAGGGGCCTGATCCGTGCACCACAGCGGCCGTCCCGGTGAACAGGACACAGCCGCCACCGTGCCGACGTCGGTGCACGCGCCGGCCGATCGCACTGTCCGAACCGGACGGGGACGGGGCGTCACCGCCCGGCCCGGAGATCCGGCTGACTCCAGAATGCCCGCATACCCGTGATCCGGCCATCCTCGTCGAAGGTCATGATGTCGATCGGGTCGATCTCGGTGGCTCCGTCCGCCAGTTCCATCCGAGCGCGGAAGTGGAACGCCGCACTCGAACCGGCGACCCTGAGGGTGATCAGCTCGGTCTTCCGCCGCGCGTTTTCGATCGCGGAGTAGAACCGCACGATCGCCTCGCGACCACGGTGCGACTCGGTACCCACCGGGTCCTCGACGGTCGCGTCCTCGGTGTAGCAGGACGCGATCTCGGCAGCTGTACCGCTTTCCACCGCGCTCAGGTATTGCCTGACGCGGTCGGCGATCACTTCAGGAGTGGGCATTCGCCGAAGCTAGGACCGGCCGGCCCCGGCGAGCACCCGCCGTCCCGGTGACCGGGACTTCGCCCGCTTCTCATCCACGCCACCCGCTGCTAGCGTGTAACTAGAATTGATTTCAGTCTCGCCGGGAGGTGTAGGCATGACCTCAACGTTGAGCGCGAATGCCGGGTACGCCGTCGAGCACCAGGGACTGCCGCCGTCGATGGTCGAGCGGATGACGCTGATCCTGGACCTGTTCGAGCGGCCGCAGACCCGCCTGACCCTGGAGGAGGTGGCCAGGCGAACGCGGCTCCCCCGCTCCACCGCTCACCGGATCCTCGAGCAGCTGGCACGTGTGCGCTGGCTGAACCACACCACCGTCGGCTACCGGCTCGGCGAGCGCTCACTCGGGCTCGGCGGACGGGAGATCGGCCACAGCGCCCTGCGCGCCGCTGCCGCCCCCAAGCTCCACGAGCTTGCCGTCCGCACCGAACTGGTGGTCCACCTCGCTGTGCTCGACGGTACCGAGGTGTACTACCTGGACAAGATCGGCGGGAGATCGGCGGTCGACGTGCCATCGCGCGTCGGTGCCCGTGCACCTGCCCACTGCACGGCACTGGGCAAGGCGATGCTCGCCTGGCTCACGCCCGAACTGGTCGACGCCGAATACCGCGATGGGGTCGGCCGGCGCACCCCGCACAGCATCG
The genomic region above belongs to Amycolatopsis sp. YIM 10 and contains:
- a CDS encoding MFS transporter: MSARDGILGSIVGAAFLDDLRNGLRFVPWIIVLTALIFVLFAPDRDNRGDQREAFSLREVLATFRIPKDRDYLLALFGRLVLLLAFYCVILYQLYVLQDYVGLDSGAVAATIGLSGVVMAVASGLGTLVSGPLSDKIGRRKPLVTLASWVIAAAFLPLILAPSRTTFLLFISIAGVAYGFYIAVDQALMSDVLPDQASHGKDMGILNVANTAPSLIAPGIASLALGAGLGYRGPFIIAAALAVVSGFLINAIRRAR
- a CDS encoding LLM class F420-dependent oxidoreductase, encoding MRIGLSTPVVVQVPRAHSAWEHTATIEDLAEIAQTADELGFDHLTCSEHVAVPAEAAAARGAVYWDPLATLGYLAACTRRIRLATAVVVLGYHHPLELAKRYGTLDRVSGGRLVLGVGVGSLAEEFALLDAAWEDRGARADDALRALRSALSQSEPAYTGTHYTFGGMVVEPHAVQERVPLWVGGRTARSLRRALRLADGWIPFGLPPSEIAHLLSEMDPPEGFEVVLSAGEPLNPTGDVAGTTERLRELATAGATVAKVAISAESCAHYCDQLTTLRKLADEVGWEEGR
- a CDS encoding nuclear transport factor 2 family protein, which codes for MSMTDDVADLARRLRRLEDEVEIARLIASYGPLVDAGHADSAAALWAEDGEYDVEGWHMRSRNDVRAMVGSDYHQSLIKGGCCHFLGPAHVTVEDDEAIAVCDSMLIRHHDDGFRIFRAGGSLFRLRRLPEGWRIVHRTARLLDGGAEARALLGAGVLGRPA
- a CDS encoding SDR family NAD(P)-dependent oxidoreductase, producing the protein MSGALDGRVALVTGGGAGIGEGIVRRFAEEGARIAVADRGSGVAIAASTGGVHVPTDVAERDQVEAAVETTVKAYGRIDILVNNAWSGGSVGRVENKTTQQLEHGFALGYLGPFWAMRTAFPHMRANGWGRVINMCSLNGVNAHIGTLEYNTAKEALRTLTRTAAREWAPTGITVNAVCPAAKTPAFERAIQGNPEIEALADSANPMGRLGDSYADIAPVAVFLASEACRYLTGNTLFVDGGAHINGVVWAPDLDAAERS
- a CDS encoding nuclear transport factor 2 family protein, translated to MPTPEVIADRVRQYLSAVESGTAAEIASCYTEDATVEDPVGTESHRGREAIVRFYSAIENARRKTELITLRVAGSSAAFHFRARMELADGATEIDPIDIMTFDEDGRITGMRAFWSQPDLRAGR
- a CDS encoding IclR family transcriptional regulator, whose protein sequence is MTSTLSANAGYAVEHQGLPPSMVERMTLILDLFERPQTRLTLEEVARRTRLPRSTAHRILEQLARVRWLNHTTVGYRLGERSLGLGGREIGHSALRAAAAPKLHELAVRTELVVHLAVLDGTEVYYLDKIGGRSAVDVPSRVGARAPAHCTALGKAMLAWLTPELVDAEYRDGVGRRTPHSIGELGTLHRDLCRVRDRNGVAFERGECFPSIACVGVALPGPEDPVGAISLVGDLDRPLDALVPLLIRAARAISDELFHPGVRDRSGARAALASYGPSDH